One Acaryochloris sp. CCMEE 5410 genomic window, ATGACTGGGATGAGATGCTACGTACAGCAGCCTCACTCAAGTATGGATGGGTCAGTTCTTCCTTATTGATGAATAAGCTACAATCCTTGCCAGACCCCCATCATCTCTTGAGAGCGTTTCATGAATATGGGCGACTATTGAAGACTATTTTTATCCTGCAGTATCTCAACAGCAAGGACTATCGACGGCGGATTAACCGTCAGCTCAATAAAGGTGAGTCGGTGCATACCTTACGCCGATATTTTGTCATTGCTCAGCAAGGTGAATTACGAAAACGGCATCAAGAAGGATTAGAAAATCAAGCGAGCTGTTTGACCTTAGTGACGAATGCTGTGGTGGTCTGGAATACGATCTATCTAAATGCCGCATTGGAGTACATCGAACGGCAGGGCTATGTAATGACTGAGGAGGATAAATCACATCTCTCACCGGCGCGATGTGGACACATCAACCCCTATGGAAAATTCAGCTTTGATATCCCTAAAGTGCAGAGTTTGAAAGGGTTACGACCTCTGAATACTATTAAAAAAGCAAACTCTCAAAACTCCTAGTGCATACTCAGTAAAGGTTATAGCGATTTCCAGTATGAAGAATTAGTAAAAATTGGAGGCTAGAATCCATACCCCACAAGCGTTACAGCCTTAGCGTTGTTTATCGTTCCATTGCCGATGCTGTTGGCGAATGTACTACGAGAGATTTTTTTGTATTATCAAAACCTGAAAATTTGTCAATTCTAGGGAGTGGCTAACGCTGCAAATCGCGATGTCCGGGTTTGAGCATGCGGTGTTCCCTGCAACCATGAAACAATGCGTTTTACATTGATCGCAGTACTTGTGAGCACATGCTGCAAGCGCGTTTTAGCTAATCCTAAATAGCGAGATCGCCTCATTCCAAAGGCATTGACTCCTGCGAAATAGTCCCTTCAATCCCGCTCGCTTGTTATAAGTCTGTTGCCATTCTTCTGTATTTTGTTGCTTTCGAACCTCTTGCAATGCTTGATGTCTTTTTTAGTGCGTAGGGTCAGAGACCTCGCTTCAGTGGGGGAACGAGTACATAAACCACGATGCTGACACAATCGACAGTCTGTCCGGGAGAACTTGACAACAATCACTCGGTTGCCCCAAGCATCTTTGCTCCTTTCCAAGTTCGGCTTTTTTGCCTTGAGGACAAGTCACTCGTCGCGTATTCCAATTGATCTTGAATTGGTCTAAATCATATGCTTCAGGGGTTTTGGCTTGCCAACTTGAGTTGGGTCGTGTGGGGCCAATTAATGTCACTTCATATCGACTTGGCTTGTTACAAGCAATTCACTATCAACATAGGCTGAGTCGACAATATGTTCACTTGGAAGTAAGTCTTTGAGTTTCAGTGCCTTGTGTACTTTTCAGTCTGATCGACATCAGCAAGATGAGCATGGGTCGTCAGGACATTAGTAATCAGATGCATCTGATTCTCGTCACAGGATTCTGTTAAATGTACCTTGTAACCAACCCAGGTAGTGGTTCTCTTATTGGCATAGTGAGCCTCAGGGTCATAGGGTGAATCGAAGCGCTGACCTGCAGGAGGTAAATCCTTCGCGGGGCGAAGCCGGACTTTGCCGCGTTCAACGAAGTATTGATGGACCCAAGTCAGACGCATAATCTCAACAGTTTGAATCTGGCGCAGATGAATAGGAGTAGTTTCATCCCAAAGCTTTTCAAGCAACTGCATCCCATCCCTGCCAATCATTTCAGCGTGTTTTGGCGTGCTGCTATTCCCTTAGGCAGATGATACTCTTCTACTGGTAATGCGTAACGGCCATACCAATCTTGTGGAACCCATTGCTGCAACCAATCAGGATCAATTCCAGCGATCTCGTTCAGCACCGCTCGCAAGGTTTCTCCAATACCTTCAAGTCGATTCAGCATCCGAATATGAGCGATGACATGGGTGGCGTCTGTTCGTTGCTTACCACCTGCTTTGAGCCATTCTTTCTCTTGGCATCGTTGCAACAAGAGATCGAGTAGATGCTGTTCCGTATGACTTTGGATAAGACGCTGACGGAATTCACATAGCACCGAGAAATCAAATCCTGAATCGGTTAATTCTAGTCCTAGCGCATATTTCCAATCAATTCGACTGCGGACAGCATCTGCTGCCTTCCGATCAGTCAGTCCTTCCATAAACTGCATGACACAGATTAGAGCTAAGCGCCAGGGACTAATAGCAGGTTGACCTTGAGCTGGATATAAAGCTGAGAAGTCTTGATCGGTGTAGATGGTTCCTATCTCTTCTCTTAAAGCCATGAACACATTGCCTTTAGGGAATGCAGCATGTGCAACACGAATAGTTTCTTCAGGTATAAAACCAGGAGCATGCGGTTGAAGTGACATAGTGTTGAGAGTTCTGATAACGATTAGTTTGGATACTCAACTAATTATCAGTGCTTATTTTTGTACTTTAGATAGCAAAGTGAAATCAGGTTTTGATAATACAAAAAAATCTCTCGTAGTACATTCGCCAACAGCATCCATTGCCCCGTAAACCCCATTCTCGGATTTTATTTTTCCACTCACCATTAAGAACCTTAGTCCTCACCTGAAGCAGTAAATGAGCCCCCTTGGGTGTCCAGCGCATCTGTTGCTTTTTCTCCATCCGCTTGGCAATCACTTGGTTGACAGCCGACTCGACAAACCCCGTTGAAATCCTTTCTCCACAACGATATCGCTCCCCATAATTTTGAATAAAGTCCTGGTTATTTTCGATATAAACTCGGAACTCACTAATCGCCTTTGCCATCTTGTCGAGCTTTGGATACTCGATCTCCAAACCCTCAGTATCCATCTCCAGAGAATCAATGTGCTCCATTGCCCTAAACACATTGCCATGCCACAGATGCCACTTGATATGGTTGTCTAGGCGATCAATCATTTGCTCTCCCTTTTCAGGATCATAGTGTTTCACCCCTTTGAGGTATTGGCCCAGCACCGTAATCCTCATCGTGATATGAAACCAGTCGAGTAAATGCTCCGCTTGGGGATTCATATACATCTGCAAAGAACGCACTGAATCCCCGCCATCCGATAGGAACGTCACTTGCTGGTTCATCTGCATTCCCTGAGACTGCAGCATCTCAAATAACCGACGCTTGGGTTTGACATCATAGGTTTGGACAAACCCCAAACACTTACTTGCTCCTGTATCAGGAATACTCTTGCCTACTATGACTTCAAACGATTTACTGGATTCATTATCTTTATCTGGATAGCGCTTGATATAACCACCATCAATCCCAACAACCAGAGGTAGATCAGGACGGGGCAACTGTTCCCAATCACGGGGGCATCCGTCCGCAAACATCAATTGCTCCTCTCCCAATTGGTCATCGAGTCTCTGACCTAGCTCGTGGACATGGTTGCGGACACTTGAAATATTGATCTGCCCATCCAGTGGAAGCACTTCAGTCAGCAAATCGACGCTGAGACCATAGGACATCAATGCCGCAAACTTTGTTTGCAAGTACAGATACTCAGGCGATGTTCGCTCACCAAGCAACTGCGTCAACGGGCTAAAACTCTTCTTAGCATGGCTTTTGCAGCTGCAATGAAATAATCGTGGACTATCCAATTGCAGCTGGCCGAAAACGCTTCGATAAACTATCTGGTGTCGACCTTTATGTTTACGAGGTTGACCACAATCTGGGCAGGGGGTTTGCTGCTCAATGTAGTCGTCCACCTGGGCTTCTACTATCTCTTGCTGAATAGTCTGAAGCATCCGCTTTGACTCACCCAAGGTCAGCCCCAAAGTTGCTGAAGAAAGGTGATCGCGTTTGAGCTGGGCCACTTCTTGTTCAAACTCTATGGCTCCCTCATCAGATTCAATGACCAGAGTGATTTTGATGTTCATCAGTCGAAATAGATAATTTGTTCTCGGAATGCTGGATCCTCATCCAGAGGGGATTGCTGAAGACGGCCATTGAGTTTGGCAAAATCAAGCTTTTCAAAATTCAGCCAGTATCGAAGCCACCTCAATTCCGACTTGCTCTTATTGATTTCACCACTGTCAAGCATTTGGGCAATCTCACAGGCGATATAAAAGTCTGAGAATTCTCCACGCAACTTTTGAAAGGCTATTGGTCCGCCACAGTCTTCAATAGGACCACAGCGTTTACCTGCTGTACATTTGGGGTAGGATTCTCCTGAGACA contains:
- a CDS encoding transposase gives rise to the protein MSLQPHAPGFIPEETIRVAHAAFPKGNVFMALREEIGTIYTDQDFSALYPAQGQPAISPWRLALICVMQFMEGLTDRKAADAVRSRIDWKYALGLELTDSGFDFSVLCEFRQRLIQSHTEQHLLDLLLQRCQEKEWLKAGGKQRTDATHVIAHIRMLNRLEGIGETLRAVLNEIAGIDPDWLQQWVPQDWYGRYALPVEEYHLPKGIAARQNTLK
- a CDS encoding ISKra4 family transposase, with product MNIKITLVIESDEGAIEFEQEVAQLKRDHLSSATLGLTLGESKRMLQTIQQEIVEAQVDDYIEQQTPCPDCGQPRKHKGRHQIVYRSVFGQLQLDSPRLFHCSCKSHAKKSFSPLTQLLGERTSPEYLYLQTKFAALMSYGLSVDLLTEVLPLDGQINISSVRNHVHELGQRLDDQLGEEQLMFADGCPRDWEQLPRPDLPLVVGIDGGYIKRYPDKDNESSKSFEVIVGKSIPDTGASKCLGFVQTYDVKPKRRLFEMLQSQGMQMNQQVTFLSDGGDSVRSLQMYMNPQAEHLLDWFHITMRITVLGQYLKGVKHYDPEKGEQMIDRLDNHIKWHLWHGNVFRAMEHIDSLEMDTEGLEIEYPKLDKMAKAISEFRVYIENNQDFIQNYGERYRCGERISTGFVESAVNQVIAKRMEKKQQMRWTPKGAHLLLQVRTKVLNGEWKNKIREWGLRGNGCCWRMYYERFFCIIKT